Proteins from a genomic interval of Zingiber officinale cultivar Zhangliang chromosome 2A, Zo_v1.1, whole genome shotgun sequence:
- the LOC122043067 gene encoding protein DMP2-like encodes MDKNDTCTVLIHDGGGGGGDGRRSDDDDDEEDGCADGQLIYILNLILIGTARLNVLLPTATILAFAIFAPLLSNDGRCDGLHRALTSLFLAACAASCVFFTFTDSFRSPSGRLYYGVATPRGIWPFNARRRGKAGAPPDAAAYRLSWPDLFHAALSLAAFMAFAGLHRDVTECYGVRLPRKVTNAAPLAVGFAVSVAFVVFPSRRRGIGYPFLLQKDAAFFK; translated from the coding sequence ATGGATAAAAATGACACGTGTACGGTGCTCATCCacgacggcggcggcggaggcggcgACGGGCGGCGCTCCGACGACGATGACGACGAGGAAGATGGGTGCGCCGACGGCCAACTCATCTACATCCTCAACCTCATCCTCATCGGCACGGCGCGGCTCAACGTCCTCCTCCCCACCGCCACCATCCTCGCCTTCGCCATCTTCGCGCCGCTGCTCAGCAACGACGGCCGCTGCGACGGGCTCCACCGCGCCCTCACCTCCCTCTTCCTCGCCGCCTGCGCCGCCTCCTGCGTCTTCTTCACCTTCACCGACAGCTTCCGGTCGCCGTCGGGGCGGCTCTACTACGGCGTGGCGACCCCGCGCGGCATCTGGCCGTTCAACGCGCGCCGCCGGGGAAAGGCCGGCGCGCCGCCGGACGCCGCGGCGTACCGCCTCAGCTGGCCCGACCTGTTCCACGCCGCGCTGTCGCTGGCGGCCTTCATGGCCTTCGCCGGGCTCCACCGCGACGTGACGGAGTGCTACGGCGTGAGGCTGCCGAGGAAGGTGACGAACGCGGCGCCGCTGGCCGTCGGATTCGCCGTCAGCGTCGCCTTCGTCGTGTTCCCGTCGAGGAGGAGGGGCATCGGCTACCCCTTTCTGTTACAGAAGGACGCAGCCTTCTTCAAGTGA